A portion of the Terriglobales bacterium genome contains these proteins:
- a CDS encoding hemolysin family protein, whose protein sequence is MILAIVIALAVLSALLTLVSYVERVYAEKGKILSREFEENIASYEHRVESKMGVGTSRVALSMQLLAQLCTAAIALLIGYATFLDGRWSWAEIAQAAIAIVLIIVVFNRLLPYVLFIRTRGDWLARLIPILKILIWVALPITIVLGFSMSVAALADTQEPQDPEHPSEAVDALLEAGTEEGILEESDRELIQSVVEFGDKIVREVMTARPDMLAVPASTTVEQLTDLLKRRPHSRVPVYDPDLDHMQGIVFAQDILQITDADARTETVAKLMRPVQFVPEMKKVSQLLREMQREKVQMAIAIDEYGGVAGLVTLEDMLEEIVGDIAGEHEKRADVIRENQNSYRLSGATDLDKLEELFQFRIDDVEATTVGGLVSEIAGRIPQPGESFEHQHLRFEVLASTDRRIETVRVTKMELPTETQPRMAIGDRQ, encoded by the coding sequence ATGATTCTCGCTATCGTCATCGCGCTCGCTGTTCTTTCCGCCTTGCTGACGCTGGTGTCGTATGTCGAGCGCGTCTACGCGGAGAAAGGCAAGATCCTTTCGCGTGAATTCGAAGAGAACATCGCCAGCTATGAGCATCGTGTCGAATCCAAAATGGGAGTCGGCACATCGCGTGTTGCGCTCTCCATGCAGTTGTTGGCTCAGCTCTGCACCGCGGCTATAGCACTGCTCATCGGGTATGCCACTTTTCTGGACGGGCGATGGAGCTGGGCGGAGATAGCACAGGCCGCTATCGCAATCGTACTGATCATTGTGGTCTTCAATCGGTTGCTGCCCTACGTACTATTTATTCGCACTCGTGGAGATTGGCTCGCCCGTCTGATTCCTATTCTGAAAATTCTGATCTGGGTGGCTCTGCCGATCACGATCGTGCTTGGATTCAGCATGTCGGTCGCGGCGCTGGCGGACACGCAGGAACCCCAAGACCCGGAGCATCCGTCGGAGGCAGTGGATGCGCTGCTCGAGGCCGGCACCGAAGAGGGCATTCTCGAAGAAAGCGATCGCGAATTGATTCAGTCCGTCGTCGAGTTCGGCGACAAGATCGTGCGTGAGGTGATGACTGCGCGACCGGATATGCTCGCGGTTCCGGCCAGCACAACCGTGGAGCAGCTCACAGATTTGTTAAAGCGGCGCCCGCACTCGCGCGTGCCGGTGTACGATCCCGATCTCGACCACATGCAGGGCATCGTCTTCGCACAAGATATCCTGCAAATTACAGATGCTGACGCGCGCACCGAGACCGTCGCCAAGCTGATGCGGCCCGTGCAGTTCGTCCCCGAAATGAAAAAGGTCAGCCAGCTGTTGCGCGAGATGCAGCGCGAGAAGGTGCAGATGGCGATTGCCATCGATGAATACGGCGGCGTGGCGGGCCTGGTCACCCTGGAGGACATGCTGGAAGAGATCGTCGGAGACATTGCCGGCGAGCACGAAAAACGCGCTGACGTGATTCGTGAAAACCAGAATTCATATCGGCTTTCCGGAGCTACGGACCTGGACAAACTCGAGGAACTGTTTCAATTCCGCATTGACGACGTTGAAGCAACTACCGTCGGAGGACTGGTCAGTGAAATTGCCGGGCGCATTCCTCAGCCGGGCGAGAGCTTCGAGCATCAGCATCTTAGATTTGAAGTGCTGGCTTCCACGGATCGTCGCATTGAAACCGTGCGGGTGACCAAAATGGAATTGCCGACAGAAACACAACCGCGAA